One window from the genome of [Clostridium] celerecrescens 18A encodes:
- a CDS encoding acetaldehyde dehydrogenase (acetylating), which yields MENFDFDLRSIQEARDLARCGEAAAKKIAGFTAEQIDTILKSMAKAGEEHALCLAEMAVEETGFGKVMDKAYKNHAASTLLYEEIKDMKTRGILAEDTVNKTIDVAEPVGLVMGIVPSTNPTSTVFFKSMIAIKSGNAIVFSPHPSAAKCTLKAAEVMRDAAIAAGAPEGIIGCVSMPSMGSTNELMKCKEVSVIIATGGPGMVKAAYSAGKPAIGVGAGNSPAYIEKTADVKQAVKTILASKTFDYGTICASEQSIICEESNHAEVVAELKSQGGYFMTKEETDKVCALLFKNGHNMNAKFVGRSPQVIAQAAGIQIPEEAKVLIGKQEGVGEGYPLSYEKLTTVLGFYTVKNWEEACGLSIRLLQNGIGHTMSIHTQDRDMVLKFAAKPASRILVNTGGSQGGTGISTGLPISFTLGCGTCGGSSVSENVSPKHLLNVKKVAFGIKDCSTIAADDPTFTWKNKTQEATFSPADFVASFDKKEGEASSACQGGNDDNEKLAALVKEIVLAMKGQ from the coding sequence ATGGAGAACTTTGATTTTGATTTACGTTCCATCCAGGAAGCAAGGGATTTAGCCAGATGCGGTGAAGCAGCCGCAAAAAAAATTGCCGGATTTACGGCAGAACAGATTGACACCATTCTTAAGAGTATGGCAAAAGCAGGAGAGGAACACGCTCTTTGCCTGGCAGAGATGGCTGTAGAGGAGACAGGCTTTGGAAAGGTCATGGACAAGGCATATAAGAACCATGCTGCTTCCACTCTTTTATATGAAGAAATAAAAGATATGAAGACAAGAGGAATCCTTGCAGAGGATACCGTAAATAAGACCATTGATGTGGCAGAACCGGTAGGCCTTGTAATGGGTATCGTTCCATCTACCAATCCGACCTCAACCGTATTCTTTAAATCCATGATTGCCATTAAATCAGGAAACGCAATTGTATTTTCTCCCCATCCTTCTGCTGCAAAATGCACGTTAAAGGCTGCAGAGGTTATGAGGGACGCTGCAATTGCAGCAGGAGCACCGGAGGGGATCATCGGCTGTGTATCCATGCCATCCATGGGATCTACCAATGAACTGATGAAGTGTAAGGAAGTTTCCGTAATCATTGCAACCGGCGGCCCGGGTATGGTAAAAGCTGCATACAGCGCAGGTAAGCCAGCCATCGGCGTAGGTGCAGGCAACTCACCGGCTTACATTGAAAAGACGGCAGATGTAAAGCAGGCGGTAAAGACAATCCTTGCCAGCAAGACGTTTGACTATGGTACCATCTGTGCTTCCGAGCAGTCCATTATCTGTGAGGAAAGCAATCATGCAGAAGTCGTAGCAGAGTTAAAAAGCCAGGGCGGTTACTTTATGACAAAGGAAGAAACCGACAAAGTCTGTGCCCTGTTATTTAAAAACGGCCATAACATGAATGCCAAATTTGTCGGACGTTCTCCTCAGGTGATTGCTCAGGCAGCCGGAATCCAGATCCCGGAGGAAGCAAAGGTCCTCATCGGAAAACAGGAAGGTGTCGGAGAGGGATATCCATTATCCTACGAAAAGCTGACAACCGTACTTGGTTTCTACACAGTAAAGAACTGGGAAGAGGCCTGCGGCTTAAGCATCCGACTTTTACAGAACGGAATCGGACATACCATGAGCATTCATACCCAGGACAGGGATATGGTTCTTAAGTTTGCTGCAAAGCCTGCTTCCAGAATCCTTGTAAATACAGGCGGAAGCCAGGGAGGAACAGGAATCAGTACAGGCCTTCCGATTTCCTTTACATTGGGATGCGGAACCTGCGGAGGAAGCTCTGTTTCTGAAAATGTGAGCCCGAAACATCTCCTTAATGTGAAAAAGGTCGCATTTGGTATTAAAGATTGCTCTACAATCGCGGCAGATGATCCAACCTTTACCTGGAAGAACAAAACCCAGGAGGCTACCTTTAGCCCTGCTGACTTCGTAGCTTCTTTTGATAAAAAAGAAGGTGAGGCCTCTTCTGCCTGCCAGGGAGGAAACGATGACAATGAGAAGCTGGCAGCTCTTGTAAAAGAGATCGTACTGGCCATGAAAGGCCAGTAA